The Rhodospirillales bacterium genome contains the following window.
GCGGATGCGGGCTATGATCCCGGATCCCGTCGCCGCGATTGAAGATAAAAGGTTTCGCCATGGACTACCTGCTCGCCCTCATTGCCGACCCCGCCGCCTGGGCCGCGCTGATAACCCTGGTGGCGATGGAGGTGGTGCTCGGCATCGACAACCTGATCTTCATCGCCATTCTCACCAACAAGCTGCCGGCGCAATTCCGCGCGCGGGCGCGGCGGATCGGCCTTTCCGCCGCGCTGCTCATGCGGCTCCTGCTGCTCGGGACCATCGCCATCATCGTCCAGCTGACCGATCCGGTCTTCCATGTTTTCGGCGCCGGTTTTTCCTGGCGCGACCTGATCCTGGTCGCGGGCGGCCTGTTTCTGGTATGGAAGGCAACCAAGGAGATTCACCACAGCGTCGATCCCGAGCCGGGCCCGGACATGTTCGATCGCGGCGCGGGCGCGGTCGGGTTCACGGCCGCCATCGGGCAAATCCTGCTGCTCGATCTGGTGTTTTCGATCGACAGCATCATCACCGCCGTCGGCATGACCGATCACATCCCGATCATGGTCGTCGCCGTGCTGATCGCGGTCGCGGCCATGATGTTCGCCGCCGGGCCGCTCGCCAACTTCATCAACGCCAATCCGACCATCGTCATGCTGGCGCTCGGGTTCCTCTTGATGATCGGCACCGCGCTGATCGCCGAAGGGTTCGGCGCGCCGGTCCCCAAGGGTTACATCTACGCGGCGATGGCGTTTTCCGCCTTCGTCGAGGGCCTCAACATGCTGGCCCGGCGCGCGCGGAAAAAGCGGCCGGAAACGGATTCGTGAGGACCCTCACGTCCATGTGACGGCCGCGGCGCGCCGCGCGTGCTATACGGAATGCGTTATGCGCGCAGCATTATTGCGTTTCGGATTGGCGATCGGGATCGTGTGGCTTGCCGCCACGTCGGCGTTCGCAGGACCGTATTATCTCCAGGACGGAGTCGCCGCCGACGGCTACGACACGGTCGCTTATTTCACCGAAGGCCGCGCGGTGAAAGGCGACGCCAAGTTCCAGCATTCCTGGGACGGGGCGAAGTGGAATTTTTCCTCCGCCGCCAACCGCGACCGGTTCGCCGCCGACCCGGCCAAGTACGCGCCCCAGTACGGCGGCTTCTGCGCCTATGGCGTTGCGTCCGGCTACAAGGTCAAAGTCATCGGCGAGGCTTGGCGCGTCCGCGACGGCAAGCTCTATCTTAATTACGACAAATCCGTCCAAAAACGCTGGCTGGCCGATATTCCCGGCTACATCGCCAAGGCCGAAGATAACTGGTCGAAGATCAAGGACAAGTAACCGCGCGCGGCCGTTTCCCCGCCCTGCCGCCATGGCCTATGATCGGCTGCGGGAGGCTCGCCGCGCGCACGAATGAACCGCCTGCCGAACGCATACTTGGCCGTTGTCGACGAGAGCAAGGTTAACGCGTACCTGTTGTCCGAAAGCCATCCGGCGGGACGCGCCAAGGCTGCTTTTTTCCGCCGCCACGGCTTTCGGGTGGCGGCGTGGGAAGTCTTGCGGGACGCGCTCATCGTCCATGGGCGGACCGCCGATGTCGTCTCGACGATCGAGACTCCATTCGGAACGAAGTATATATTGGAAGGGACGCTCGCCGCGCCGGACGGCCGTTCGCCGCGTCTGCGCACGGTTTGGTTCGTGACGACGGGCGAGACTTCCCTGCGGTTGGTGACGGCCTATCCGGCCGTCGGAGGCGAGAAATGATCAAGGAACTCGATCCCGTCGTCCTGACCGAAGACTTGCCCGAGGACGGACTGAAAACGGGCGACGTGGGCTGGGTCGTGATGGTCCACGGCGGCGGCGCCGGATTCGAGGTGGAATTCACGACGCTCGCGGGCGAGACCGTTTCGGTCGTGACGGTTCCATCCACGGCCGTAAGGCCCGTCGGCCCCAAGGAGATCGCCCACGCGCGAATGGTGGCGTGAGTGGGTGGGTTCCGCCGGGCCCGACGAAGCAACCGGCAGAGACCCTATCCCAACTTGGTTCTGGCCATACAGTATTTCCGCAGCCTACCAATTGAGCAGCGGAAGAAAGCAAGATGCGCTTTCGAAGAAGAACGATTCATTAGATACCGGTCACAAAGATTACTTATGGCAGCGGCAGCATCGCTGATCTGCCTGTGTTCCTCATTCCCGAGGAAATAATGCGGTATGGCGCCTTCAAGCACCTTCGCCGTATTCCTTGCCGCCACGGATATTGGCTCTACTAGAAAACGAACATGAAGGCATTTATTGCAACTGGTTTCGGATGCTCGATTTCATCCCGAATTCCGCTTAATCGTTCGAGCAGTTTGTTCTCTTCCTCTGTTAACTTCAAAAGGGATTTGGTCTTGGCTTTTTCTATCAACTCAAGAAAATTTACGACTTTGTAATCCTTGATATCGAACTCGACCGACGGGGCCACGGTCTCCTCGTGTCGCTTGGCTGTTTTGTCCGAATATGCGCCACGGTAGTCTGGCCCGGAAAGCGCTGCCACCAATGCCGCCTGAAGCGCCGCGTGAGCTGCCTTGGCAGCAAACAACAACTGGATCGGTTTAGATTCGGCTGCGGCGAGTTTCTTTGCGCACACCACCAATTCCTCTCCCGCTAAACTCACGGGATGAAAGATTATCCGGTCGTCAGGATTCACGGTCCGCCTTCCCTGCGCTCCTGCCGTTACCTGAAGCGCCCAATGGAATCTAGCATCTTGCACATCGGCAGCTACGGCCGCGCCTTCGCTTGTTCGTACACCAGATCAGTTAAGAACATCGCTCTTTGCGGTCTTTCAAACGATTGGGCATCATAGCGGAGAGCCGCCTCTTGCGCGCGGGGAGGTAGTCCCCGTCCTATGTGCATGGTAGAACCTTATCCTATCCGCCGCACCGATTCGCGGCGAAAGGGCAGGAGGCGATGGTCGCGCGCGTCAACACGGTGGCGTTCCAGGGAATCGGCGTGCTCGCCGTCGACGTCCAGGTGCAGATGGCGTCGGGCCTGCCCGCGTTCACCCTGGTCGGCCTGCCGGACAAGGCGGTCGGCGAATCCCGCGAGCGGGTGCGCGCGGCGCTCGCCGCCATGGGCCTCGCACTGCCGGCGAAGCGTATCACCGTCAATCTCGCGCCGGCCGATCTCGCCAAGGAAGGCTCGCACTTCGACCTGCCGATCGCGCTTGGCCTGCTCGCCGCCATGGACGCGCTGCCCAAGGACGAGATCGCCGAGTACGCGGCGCTCGGCGAACTCGGGCTCGACGGGCGGATCGCGCGGGTCGCGGGCGTGCTGCCGGCCGCGCTGCACGCGCGCGAACAGGGCCTCGGCCTGATCTGCCCCGCGGGCCAAGGCCCCGAAGCCGCCTGGGCGGAGGGCCTGCGCGTGCTGGCGGCGAGCGATCTGGTGCAGATCGTCAACCATTTCCGGGGCAGCCAGGTGCTGGCCGCACCGGTCGCCAGGCTTTCCGAATCCGCCGCCCTCTATCCCGACATGGCCGACATCAAGGGCCAGGAAACCGCCAAGCGCGCGATCGAGATCGCCGCCGCGGGCGGGCACAATTTGCTGATGATCGGCCCGCCCGGCGCGGGCAAATCCATGCTCGCAAGCCGCCTGCCCGGCTTGCTGCCGCCGCTCGACGCCGCCGAGGCGCTGGAAGTGAGCCTTATCCAAAGCGTTGCCGGCGAATTGCCCGAGGACGGCTTGACGCGGCGGCGCCCGTTTCGCGATCCGCACCACTCGGCCTCGGTCGCGGCGCTGGTCGGCGGCGGCGCGCGCGCCAAGCCGGGCGAAGTGTCGCTCGCCCATTTGGGCGTTCTCTTTCTCGACGAGCTGCCGGAATTCCAGCGCGGCGCGTTGGAGGCGCTGCGCCAGCCGCTGGAAACCGGGCGCGTCTCGGTCGCGCGCGCCAACGCCCATGTGACGTATCCCGCCCGGGTTCAGTTGATCGCGGCCATGAACCCATGCCGCTGCGGGCACCTGGACGACGCCGCCCAAGCGTGCTCCAAGGCGCCGCGCTGCGCCGAGGAGTATCAATCGCGCATTTCCGGGCCGCTGTTCGACCGCATCGACCTGCACGTGGAAGTCGGCGCCGTCAACCCGATGGACCTGACCCTGCCGCCGCCCGCCGAGAACAGCGCCGCGATCGCGGCCCGCGTCGCCCGCGCGCGTGAAATCCAGAAAGCGCGTTACCCCGCGCTCAACGCCGATCCGCCGGTGCGGACCAACGCCGAGGCCGATGGAACGCTGTTGGAAAAAGTCGCCGCGCCGGACGAGGCCGGACGCAAACTGCTCGCCGA
Protein-coding sequences here:
- a CDS encoding TerC family protein; translation: MDYLLALIADPAAWAALITLVAMEVVLGIDNLIFIAILTNKLPAQFRARARRIGLSAALLMRLLLLGTIAIIVQLTDPVFHVFGAGFSWRDLILVAGGLFLVWKATKEIHHSVDPEPGPDMFDRGAGAVGFTAAIGQILLLDLVFSIDSIITAVGMTDHIPIMVVAVLIAVAAMMFAAGPLANFINANPTIVMLALGFLLMIGTALIAEGFGAPVPKGYIYAAMAFSAFVEGLNMLARRARKKRPETDS
- a CDS encoding YHS domain-containing protein codes for the protein MRAALLRFGLAIGIVWLAATSAFAGPYYLQDGVAADGYDTVAYFTEGRAVKGDAKFQHSWDGAKWNFSSAANRDRFAADPAKYAPQYGGFCAYGVASGYKVKVIGEAWRVRDGKLYLNYDKSVQKRWLADIPGYIAKAEDNWSKIKDK
- a CDS encoding DUF4926 domain-containing protein; amino-acid sequence: MIKELDPVVLTEDLPEDGLKTGDVGWVVMVHGGGAGFEVEFTTLAGETVSVVTVPSTAVRPVGPKEIAHARMVA
- a CDS encoding YifB family Mg chelatase-like AAA ATPase, with translation MVARVNTVAFQGIGVLAVDVQVQMASGLPAFTLVGLPDKAVGESRERVRAALAAMGLALPAKRITVNLAPADLAKEGSHFDLPIALGLLAAMDALPKDEIAEYAALGELGLDGRIARVAGVLPAALHAREQGLGLICPAGQGPEAAWAEGLRVLAASDLVQIVNHFRGSQVLAAPVARLSESAALYPDMADIKGQETAKRAIEIAAAGGHNLLMIGPPGAGKSMLASRLPGLLPPLDAAEALEVSLIQSVAGELPEDGLTRRRPFRDPHHSASVAALVGGGARAKPGEVSLAHLGVLFLDELPEFQRGALEALRQPLETGRVSVARANAHVTYPARVQLIAAMNPCRCGHLDDAAQACSKAPRCAEEYQSRISGPLFDRIDLHVEVGAVNPMDLTLPPPAENSAAIAARVARAREIQKARYPALNADPPVRTNAEADGTLLEKVAAPDEAGRKLLAEAVERLKLSARGYHRMLRVARTLADLEGAESVRRIHVAEALSFRRIAPNRIGAH